A single region of the Amphiprion ocellaris isolate individual 3 ecotype Okinawa chromosome 4, ASM2253959v1, whole genome shotgun sequence genome encodes:
- the LOC111588122 gene encoding ADP-ribosylation factor-binding protein GGA3-like isoform X2: MNNCGKRFHSEAGKFRFLNELIKILTPKYFGAWTSQKVKDRVTEVLYGWTLWLKDELKIQEAYSMLKKQGIVKKDPKLPDTVIMAPPPQRATDSIFDQDDKAKLLARLLKSARPEDLETANRLIKSTIKEEQEKAEKVSKRESTLKEVESSTKQLRELLDQNTLTGVLLQPSNDIKALYERCDRLRPSLFRLASDTMEDDAALAQILAANDELTLVVNAYKDQVGRGECNGERTRRKNEEMTSKHSAPLSPRHIKSYHLIDLSALDSPQTLRKAESPPVFEPSSPLFSHLESTFCSVADQDQNELELDNVVPKQTEDNPKSYYEELLQLNGDVQVMNAEQTRGRGPLLRSRGCGGSSVTTNGTNVWSLTQNQPFTGLGSPSKSQKQPNGASGSSVELEETLCSPQLLKSIFVPVDTIKSSQLEPITLHNRAGIHVSLHFAKDCPPGHPGVAVAVLSAVNTSALHVKDFMFQAAVPKTMLVKLQPASRTQLPPYKPLLPPPAVSQVILLANPHRRKVRLRYKLTLTHGDQQLNETGDVDNFPDWTSMVGF, translated from the exons ATGAACAACTGTGGCAAGAGATTCCACAGTGAAGCCGGCAAGTTTCGTTTTCTCAATGAGCTCATCAAAATCTTAACACCAAAG TACTTCGGTGCCTGGACTTCACAGAAAGTTAAAGACAGAGTGACGGAGGTCCTCTATGGCTGGACGCTTTGGCTTAAAGATGAGCTCAAGATTCAGGAAGCCTACAGCATGCTCAAAAAGCAAG GTATTGTGAAGAAAGATCCCAAATTGCCAGACACAGTTATCATGGCTCCTCCACCACAGAGAGCCACAGACTCCATTTTTGACCAGGATGACAAGGCAAAG CTGTTGGCCAGATTATTGAAAAGTGCTCGTCCCGAAGACCTGGAAACTGCCAACAGGCTCATTAAAAGCACCATCAAAGAG gaaCAGGAGAAGGCTGAGAAAGTGTCAAAGCGAGAGTCTACTCTGAAGGAGGTGGAGAGTAGTACAAAGCAGCTTAGAGAGCTGCTGGACCAGAACACATTAACTGGAGTTTTATTGCAGCCCAGCAATGATATAAAG GCGCTGTATGAGCGCTGCGACCGACTGAGGCCCAGCCTGTTCCGTCTAGCCAGCGACACGATGGAGGACGATGCTGCTCTGGCACAGATCCTGGCAGCAAACGATGAGCTAACGCTTGTAGTGAATGCTTACAAAGACCAGGTGGGGAGAGGAGAGTGCAATGGAGAACGGACAaggagaaaaaatgaagaaatgacaAGTAAACATAGTG CTCCTCTAAGTCCTAGACACATTAAGAGCTACCACCTCATCGATCTGTCAGCACTGGACTCTCCACAGACTCTCAGAAAAGCTGAATCACCACCTGTATTTGAACCCTCTTCACCTCTCTTCTCTCATTTGGAGAGCACCTTCTGCTCAGTAGCTGACCAGGACCAAAATGAATTAG AGTTGGATAATGTAGTCCCAAAACAGACTGAAGACAATCCAAAGTCATATTATGAAGAACTATTGCAG CTCAACGGAGACGTTCAGGTGATGAATGCTGAGCAGACCAGAGGGAGAGGCCCTTTGCTGAGAAGCCGTGGATGTGGGGGCAGCAGCGTTACGACAAATGGAACAAATGTTTG GTCTCTCACCCAAAACCAGCCGTTCACAGGGCTGGGATCACCTTCCAAATCACAGAAACAACCAAATGGAGCGTCTGGCTCTTCGGTGGAACTGGAGGAGACCTTGTGTTCCCCACAGTTACTGAAAAGCATCTTTGTTCCGGTGGACACCATCAAATCCA GTCAGCTGGAGCCGATCACGTTACACAACCGGGCTGGTATCCACGTGTCGCTGCATTTTGCCAAAGACTGTCCGCCCGGTCATCCAGGTGTTGCTGTGGCTGTCTTGTCTGCAGTGAACACGTCTGCTCTCCATGTGAAGGACTTCATGTTTCAAGCTGCAGTTCCAAAG ACCATGTTGGTGAAACTTCAGCCTGCCTCGAGGACACAGCTACCTCCTTACAAGCCGCTGCTGCCTCCACCTGCTGTCTCACAGGTCATCCTGCTGGCTAATCCTCACAGG CGTAAGGTTCGTCTGCGCTACAAGCTCACACTGACACACGGAGACCAGCAGCTGAACGAGACCGGAGACGTCGACAACTTCCCTGACTGGACATCTATGGTTGGCTTTTAA
- the LOC111588122 gene encoding ADP-ribosylation factor-binding protein GGA3-like isoform X1 → MASGDSRPTLESWLNQATDPNNQEDRWDCIQGFYQLVNQDADGPQVAVRLLAHKIQSPQEKEALQALTVLEACMNNCGKRFHSEAGKFRFLNELIKILTPKYFGAWTSQKVKDRVTEVLYGWTLWLKDELKIQEAYSMLKKQGIVKKDPKLPDTVIMAPPPQRATDSIFDQDDKAKLLARLLKSARPEDLETANRLIKSTIKEEQEKAEKVSKRESTLKEVESSTKQLRELLDQNTLTGVLLQPSNDIKALYERCDRLRPSLFRLASDTMEDDAALAQILAANDELTLVVNAYKDQVGRGECNGERTRRKNEEMTSKHSAPLSPRHIKSYHLIDLSALDSPQTLRKAESPPVFEPSSPLFSHLESTFCSVADQDQNELELDNVVPKQTEDNPKSYYEELLQLNGDVQVMNAEQTRGRGPLLRSRGCGGSSVTTNGTNVWSLTQNQPFTGLGSPSKSQKQPNGASGSSVELEETLCSPQLLKSIFVPVDTIKSSQLEPITLHNRAGIHVSLHFAKDCPPGHPGVAVAVLSAVNTSALHVKDFMFQAAVPKTMLVKLQPASRTQLPPYKPLLPPPAVSQVILLANPHRRKVRLRYKLTLTHGDQQLNETGDVDNFPDWTSMVGF, encoded by the exons ACCAGGCCACAGATCCAAATAATCAGGAGGATAGATGGGACTGCATCCAGGGCTTCTACCAGCTTGTCAATCAAGACGCCGATGG GCCACAGGTAGCCGTTCGTCTTCTTGCCCATAAAATCCAGTCGCCACAGGAGAAAGAGGCTCTGCAGGCTCTCACT GTTCTTGAGGCATGCATGAACAACTGTGGCAAGAGATTCCACAGTGAAGCCGGCAAGTTTCGTTTTCTCAATGAGCTCATCAAAATCTTAACACCAAAG TACTTCGGTGCCTGGACTTCACAGAAAGTTAAAGACAGAGTGACGGAGGTCCTCTATGGCTGGACGCTTTGGCTTAAAGATGAGCTCAAGATTCAGGAAGCCTACAGCATGCTCAAAAAGCAAG GTATTGTGAAGAAAGATCCCAAATTGCCAGACACAGTTATCATGGCTCCTCCACCACAGAGAGCCACAGACTCCATTTTTGACCAGGATGACAAGGCAAAG CTGTTGGCCAGATTATTGAAAAGTGCTCGTCCCGAAGACCTGGAAACTGCCAACAGGCTCATTAAAAGCACCATCAAAGAG gaaCAGGAGAAGGCTGAGAAAGTGTCAAAGCGAGAGTCTACTCTGAAGGAGGTGGAGAGTAGTACAAAGCAGCTTAGAGAGCTGCTGGACCAGAACACATTAACTGGAGTTTTATTGCAGCCCAGCAATGATATAAAG GCGCTGTATGAGCGCTGCGACCGACTGAGGCCCAGCCTGTTCCGTCTAGCCAGCGACACGATGGAGGACGATGCTGCTCTGGCACAGATCCTGGCAGCAAACGATGAGCTAACGCTTGTAGTGAATGCTTACAAAGACCAGGTGGGGAGAGGAGAGTGCAATGGAGAACGGACAaggagaaaaaatgaagaaatgacaAGTAAACATAGTG CTCCTCTAAGTCCTAGACACATTAAGAGCTACCACCTCATCGATCTGTCAGCACTGGACTCTCCACAGACTCTCAGAAAAGCTGAATCACCACCTGTATTTGAACCCTCTTCACCTCTCTTCTCTCATTTGGAGAGCACCTTCTGCTCAGTAGCTGACCAGGACCAAAATGAATTAG AGTTGGATAATGTAGTCCCAAAACAGACTGAAGACAATCCAAAGTCATATTATGAAGAACTATTGCAG CTCAACGGAGACGTTCAGGTGATGAATGCTGAGCAGACCAGAGGGAGAGGCCCTTTGCTGAGAAGCCGTGGATGTGGGGGCAGCAGCGTTACGACAAATGGAACAAATGTTTG GTCTCTCACCCAAAACCAGCCGTTCACAGGGCTGGGATCACCTTCCAAATCACAGAAACAACCAAATGGAGCGTCTGGCTCTTCGGTGGAACTGGAGGAGACCTTGTGTTCCCCACAGTTACTGAAAAGCATCTTTGTTCCGGTGGACACCATCAAATCCA GTCAGCTGGAGCCGATCACGTTACACAACCGGGCTGGTATCCACGTGTCGCTGCATTTTGCCAAAGACTGTCCGCCCGGTCATCCAGGTGTTGCTGTGGCTGTCTTGTCTGCAGTGAACACGTCTGCTCTCCATGTGAAGGACTTCATGTTTCAAGCTGCAGTTCCAAAG ACCATGTTGGTGAAACTTCAGCCTGCCTCGAGGACACAGCTACCTCCTTACAAGCCGCTGCTGCCTCCACCTGCTGTCTCACAGGTCATCCTGCTGGCTAATCCTCACAGG CGTAAGGTTCGTCTGCGCTACAAGCTCACACTGACACACGGAGACCAGCAGCTGAACGAGACCGGAGACGTCGACAACTTCCCTGACTGGACATCTATGGTTGGCTTTTAA